The genomic interval ctaTCAATTTAGATTAATCTCATTAAAtatgatatttaaattttgtatccTATTTTTTCAACTCATCCACTAGCTGAGGGTCATAGTGATGTAGTGAATATGATATTGCACGCAACAACTAGCAGCGCATCAGCTCAACATTTAAGTTCAACGAAAGACGCTCTCTACACATGACTTAAATTGCCAAATGTTATCGTACTATTTAGAAGAGCTGAGAATTCATGGACTCATGGTATAGATAATGAACAGTGATGAACAACACATACAATATGTTAAGAACAATGTTAAAATGACTGACAACAAAATTTATGGCAATCTGGTTTTAATATTTCAGATGCACAGTTTATCAGAATAAATAGAATGGATCGTCTAGAATAATCTTTGGAAAGTGGTGATCAAGGAAATCGTGCTAAACTGcttcatatattaataaaaacaaaatgagaaaaaaaaagctaACCCTTGAGTTTTCTATCATTTCTGCATTTCTTCCTAGATTCTCTATTCGCTGAAGGgtattgtttttttatcaacagGTGATCCATTGCTGTTTTGACAGCTTCAGCTGCTGCTAAAAAAGTATTGTCATCAACGGATGCATTTCCTTGCAACGTTTCTAGCAGCTTTTCTCCCCCAGGTATGTTATCATCTCCCACAACAACTGGTTCTTGTTCAACATCTATACCAGAAATTACTCTTACACGAGCCAACGCAGGATAATTACAACCAGGTAAATTAGACACACCAGTAACCATCCACAATTTCCCTGTAGAGGGGCTGCTCCCCAAGCACGTAGGGACAAAGGCCTCTCCAGCCATTAAAACCACCTGGAGTGTTCCCATCATTATAAAGGCCCACCATTAGAAACATATTTCTCATATCAGCAGTTAGCTTTGTTTTCTCAACAATAATAACACACGAGAACTAATCTGACTTCGCATgttaaaaatagaaacaaacCCTAACTAAATATGACCAGAATGACACAAGTTAATAATGGTCATTCAAGTATGTGCAGCAATTACCTTGGCAACAGAAAGAGTTTTTGCAGAAACATTGCAACTCAACAATATTATTCCTTGCAAACTACAGAGTTATCAAATAAAATTTGTCAGTACACCAAAACAAAATTCTCAGTGAGAAACATGACAGAATGCTATAGTGGGAGACTTGCCTCTGAATGGCCACTGCAACAAGCAAACCATCAAGGACAGTGCATAAATCAGTAACAGCATGGTCATGCTCCTCTGCTTTGCCATCAGACTCTACAAGTCCTGCCTTTGGAAACAGAGATGCAGAATAAGAAAGTAAAAACCAAGTTCCACAGCAAAAAGTGGTAAAATCCACAATCTtatcaaaatcaataaaatatatttcatttatgtGAAGAATTGGAAAGTCCagtaataattttagaaaatgcTTTCATaatgaagacaaaaaaaaattatacaacttTGAACCAccaataattaaaagaaataccTTAATTGCAACCTCACAAGTATCTAGAAGTGCTCCAGAGTCAACATTCCACAATCGAACCTGAAAAAAGTAATTCACAGTTTCATATTGCTTTCATCTAAAAGAAAATAGACAGTACCTGAATCCTGAAGGATTGAATAAATTACTAACTGTGGAATCACCACTGCCAGAGAGAAGAAGGCCTTGAGGGCATTCCAGAGCCTGAACGAAGGCAAGGCAGGAAACAAATCTGCAAAGAGATGCATATTCATTTATTCTAAAACCAAAAAAACAAGACAGCTTCATTTATTTGTCTAGGAGGAAAGTAAGCGTAagagaaataattttgaaaatatcttTTGTAAGATGATCTCAATAAATTAGGTCATCTCCAATGCTAGAATGCATTGTAGGTTTTTAACATACTTTTTATGAATTCAATTGTACCACATAAAACTAAAGAACTTTCCATGTTTTTCTCTTGTGCTAAAATTTAAATCGTTCTCCCTCCATTGTTGTTTTTTCTGTTAATAACAAGTTCTTCTACCCAACTCATTTTTCTATAATACAAGAATGAAATAGGAATTGAGTTTTTACTCTAAAAGGCACAGTAAAAATATAAGCATTTGAAATGCCCTTAGTATTGctaaataatagaataaattaCGCAACCATACCCAGTATCCACAATCATGAAAATTTGATAATGGCAGTCACTCAACGTTATCAAATTCAAGAATAATAGAAGCAACTCTTACTCCGTATGACCGAGACAGAAACTTTGTATCTGGTGAGCTCCGTTTAAGGGCTTTTCTGGAAAACAAGTAACCTGCGATATGGATATAAttattacagaaaaaaaaaaagagcaatAGCGGACACGACATTTTGAAATGTTATAACTTACACGAATTTTGAAATCACGATCAGCACTTAAAATAAAGCGACCATCCGGCGAAAATTCCTGCAGAAGACAATGGCGTAGGAACAATTAGAAGAAAAATACCTAACTTATTTCGAAAAGCAAACCGAAGCAAAAACACGAGACGTGACAGACCAAGCTAGTGATGATACTGCAATAGTGCGA from Phaseolus vulgaris cultivar G19833 chromosome 1, P. vulgaris v2.0, whole genome shotgun sequence carries:
- the LOC137814229 gene encoding uncharacterized protein isoform X1; this encodes MDSEPKKDIEVAPALIAVHPYQCSVAVAVGHHLRVFDLLAGSAVSLTDDSAAVPFHTDNIRAIRFGAKGKLFVSAGDDKTVKVWSTESWSCITSVSSEKRVSAVAISDDGTYVCFADKFGLVWVVDLDPPLRDKKPSPLLSHYCSIITSLEFSPDGRFILSADRDFKIRVSYNISKCRVRYCSFFFSVIIISISQVTCFPEKPLNGAHQIQSFCLGHTEFVSCLAFVQALECPQGLLLSGSGDSTVRLWNVDSGALLDTCEVAIKAGLVESDGKAEEHDHAVTDLCTVLDGLLVAVAIQSLQGIILLSCNVSAKTLSVAKVVLMAGEAFVPTCLGSSPSTGKLWMVTGVSNLPGCNYPALARVRVISGIDVEQEPVVVGDDNIPGGEKLLETLQGNASVDDNTFLAAAEAVKTAMDHLLIKKQYPSANRESRKKCRNDRKLKG
- the LOC137814229 gene encoding uncharacterized protein isoform X2, translated to MDSEPKKDIEVAPALIAVHPYQCSVAVAVGHHLRVFDLLAGSAVSLTDDSAAVPFHTDNIRAIRFGAKGKLFVSAGDDKTVKVWSTESWSCITSVSSEKRVSAVAISDDGTYVCFADKFGLVWVVDLDPPLRDKKPSPLLSHYCSIITSLEFSPDGRFILSADRDFKIRVTCFPEKPLNGAHQIQSFCLGHTEFVSCLAFVQALECPQGLLLSGSGDSTVRLWNVDSGALLDTCEVAIKAGLVESDGKAEEHDHAVTDLCTVLDGLLVAVAIQSLQGIILLSCNVSAKTLSVAKVVLMAGEAFVPTCLGSSPSTGKLWMVTGVSNLPGCNYPALARVRVISGIDVEQEPVVVGDDNIPGGEKLLETLQGNASVDDNTFLAAAEAVKTAMDHLLIKKQYPSANRESRKKCRNDRKLKG